The genomic segment GATACACTCTACTTGATTGCCATTTTGGGAAACAACACCTAGTTTATAAGACTTTGAAGCTTAACTGAACCGTATTGTATTATGGTCCCCAACGCCAAACTGGTTCAACAGAAGGGATAGTAACTGCTGGTGATGCTGAGCTAACTTTTAGTTGTGACAGAGGAATTGTCGGAGATTGGTTTGGCGGTACTGGTGGTATCGTAGGTGGGGTCGCCACCACAGGTGTTGGTAGTTCGATAATTGGCATGAAGGCTTGCAAAGCTGCACTAGCTGTCTGGTATCTTTGGCTAAAGTGATCCCGCACCATCTTATCTAAAACTTCACCCAGTTCATCACTTACTTGAGCATAGTCTCGCCAGATGAGTTCTCCTGTATCTGGATCTTCTTGAAGTTGATGTGGCAAAAATCCGGTTAAGGCTTGAATCCCCATCATCCCTACAGCATACACGTTGCTAGCAAATCTAGGTCTACCATTAGCTTGTTCGTTGGGCATATATCCAGGAGAACCTATCGCTACTGAAACGCTAGTTTGTCCTTGAGAATTGATGAGTAATGTGCCAATTTCTTTGACTGCTCCAAAGTCAATCAAGACTATTTTGCCATCTGATTTGCGGCGCATTAAGTTTTGAGGTTTGATATCCCGATGGATGACGTTGCGT from the Merismopedia glauca CCAP 1448/3 genome contains:
- a CDS encoding serine/threonine-protein kinase is translated as MNQPPLVGHTLRSHYHITRLLGSGGFGDTYLAQDLDLPGKPYCVVKHLKPKSNDPAVLPIAKGLFDREAQILYQLGNKSEQIPKLFAHFEENGEFYLVQEFVDGHDLTKEIIPGQIKPENVVCKLLKDILEVLAVVHQRNVIHRDIKPQNLMRRKSDGKIVLIDFGAVKEIGTLLINSQGQTSVSVAIGSPGYMPNEQANGRPRFASNVYAVGMMGIQALTGFLPHQLQEDPDTGELIWRDYAQVSDELGEVLDKMVRDHFSQRYQTASAALQAFMPIIELPTPVVATPPTIPPVPPNQSPTIPLSQLKVSSASPAVTIPSVEPVWRWGP